The proteins below are encoded in one region of Planctopirus limnophila DSM 3776:
- a CDS encoding inverse autotransporter beta-barrel domain-containing protein: MPLTKPSLASALLLAMAAPAVAQSVEDELGVATMQDFSGGGMLNGTYFDVRNQSNSGVGYQHGFTQIGALTPLLNDGQFLIAPQARLLITDTSKIGVNVGLIGRVYDAGRDRIWGANVYYDNDETTYSNRYSQIGFGFESLGQNLDLRANAYLPTGSSDKVIGPNGLSNTLFYTGNQLNFTGSYLSEEALRGADFELGIPVTQNMSWLRAYGGGYFYDATQNNVSGVRGRLDAQLSTDLTAGVIATHDSTFKTRVNAYVEWRFAGFVPTVWFPRLNTQERMLTSVQRNWRVSTTTYNTTVAVPVINPRDDQAYFITWVDSANPNGGAGTGTYEDPLTQLPPNSPPADLILVRQGNSNVTPYNNSITLTDFQRLLGEGKVHQIEGYANYGPFSIPQQTFTLPEFDFNDPSRNPTLTSTAGNVVTLASNNEVSAFNIQDALGSGITNTPGGSTNFLLQNLNITNNNTAGSATAGGIYLSNVDGTGTIRTVTTSNNQGFGTRVAADTDLDLLLDGLASTGNELDNLNISGASGADIDVALTSTGGANAFTGSTAGSGIVMSIDNATGTFTSTTPLTASGNALDGIRLESTSGILGTALTPFSLNGANLANNGRDALSLIGTGAGANISVAGANINGTSAGRHGINIDATAGANVTANLSNSQFGGAGANGLNAVLDAATGTVLLTNVDVSNNGQAAGGTGLQDAINLDLANASSLGLGLTDVIGDGGATQERGLVYNVASGSSLTVNGLRGSFDNNLVNAINGVATGAGSIANVSLDGFTGNNAGADAVVVSSLLGATQNFELLNGTFNLATGNGLNFTASGASTLNTVLEDVTVNGSGAEGMLVSSTGGSTFTGVIQDSFLTGSTLSGLNVSVSDANSVATFGAIDSQFNGNGEEGLVASATSGGELNFRSAGSQFNGNGTSGVFDGVNVTADGANTIARTLFADSESNNNTGDGYDFAASNGAFMTARIDTSTATNNQGFGVQMAGTGAGTTAVLLMEGDNDISGNTLGQYNATFTNVDTAVVSLSGSFNNGPGDGVNVNMTGTGTGTGLVLLNGAAGQTIDGNAGNGVNISMTNLLNAGVTVAGYDSISNNTLDGININLDTILGAAAVNLTGPTVLSTNGDNAIDIALTNVALGALPPGVGTDTYSVLTRTDNDVTEPRLPVPVDLALNTLATLPTADGIVIDSMLADTSGTSSGNAAGIAIVGDTVTNGSGTAGIVVTNSQSNTTTNGAGLLVSLLNSTTPGTELNLDINTNNFSNNDLDGVLVTLDASNLDTLNISDNVDISGNGGSGVVVDLSNGSTVATTTINNNLLIDANALNGIQLVVNGSDFTNGVELRGNTITGSVAGDGISVVDPTTTAGPLVLTIAENTITGNGGNGVNLTATTGGDFSGSVIDDNTIDSNLANGINLTLVNSTADNFQIINNSSISGNTLDGINIDLDNSSFANFLIDSNGLGGNNPTPISQFNIEVVLLGGLTPSQQAIFSQAAARWSQLITGDLADVDLGGGDIIDDLRISAEGANIDGVGGILGQAGPNGIRAGSNLPYSGGMRFDSADLANLEASGQLFDVILHEMGHVLGIGTVWNLQGLLQGGGTADPRFTGAQATAEYNARFANVETGVPVENTGGPGTRDSHWRESIYDNELMTGFLNPGVDNPISRTTTASLADQGYVVNINASDPYLQAITSGSTPSSPSSTAEVVRTTNFTVTQAMAPHAALASIANNGLNGIEFNVVNSTIGGTISNNTIDGHIGGDGIRMINPTSGSSIDIVYDANTITNNTGGAGINLAANSTTILNQTFTNNTIDNNGDQGVNLVLADTAQATMTFTDNASISANGAEGVNFLVQNGSQLTTTFANNRVNNNTGIGINIVANGTNANAVNLTMEAGANPSLVNIVDNNRGAGVAVALSNTAGATVDISGTTISNTQLGTVAGYAGQGLSLRGVGSATYGGITIGDATDTTGTLFNGNNAEGIEITLTDNTLAPNVTVPSIVVQNIDSSANGSHGFSLNTRSFADVTDVSITGSTFNANEGAGDGLHFDREADSFIRNVLIDNNIITGNSDGIDITARARNLDADVYTITNNTIDNNRARGITAQLVADADLQVDIDTNSIQNNGGDGIQFSVNSALTDTPFISSVITNNTIVGNGNDGIDVSVAHSLSITDNTISENTANGINISGSSFNPNTNAQTVDTIVNNTIDANGSNGILVTSGGINNLQIADNDVTNSGNDGIQLNSSGAILTATIDNNLIALNTGDGLQYVATGSGNLPLGPNNVVLTNNDIAQNTRRGINLLNRGDANTVFTIGDGTIGNQNQVRRNQLEGIYVVNTASTTQDADANANTALLANGSIFASPNLQLNVDTNEVTANGRISNPAAVFDTTGLVLRVGTSDGGDGFDDEGGFAAGGRGGVIASVTDNIFGGHFGADVTFESFVSTSNPGATGGTWNYDNTAVFNPANNLFTPTNYQSDPLARLDLTFTGNTGQGIIATRTGASYTNSEAVFKSRTTDPGGSTAPGAPGSVNGPFGSDTRARNAQRLAARFTLPPTINIPANGGSDNFLFPGLGESTFRVNANANAANVGFGGTLFIFDAPAYIGTGSAGGVGATGGGPFGIDNMPFGWGRLP; encoded by the coding sequence ATGCCACTTACAAAACCCAGCCTGGCGTCCGCTCTTCTCTTGGCAATGGCCGCTCCTGCTGTCGCGCAATCTGTAGAAGACGAACTCGGCGTGGCCACCATGCAGGATTTCAGTGGTGGTGGCATGCTCAATGGCACTTACTTCGATGTTCGCAACCAGTCGAACAGCGGGGTCGGTTACCAGCATGGATTTACGCAGATTGGTGCTCTGACACCACTGCTTAATGACGGGCAGTTCCTGATTGCTCCACAGGCGAGATTACTGATTACAGACACCAGTAAGATCGGCGTGAACGTGGGTTTGATCGGCCGTGTTTACGATGCCGGTCGAGATCGCATCTGGGGTGCCAACGTCTACTACGATAACGATGAAACGACTTACTCGAATCGCTACAGTCAGATTGGTTTTGGTTTCGAATCGCTGGGTCAGAACCTTGATCTGCGGGCCAACGCCTACCTTCCAACAGGTAGCAGTGACAAAGTGATTGGGCCCAACGGTCTATCTAATACACTGTTTTATACAGGGAACCAGCTCAATTTCACCGGTAGCTACCTGAGTGAAGAAGCTCTTCGCGGGGCAGATTTCGAACTGGGAATCCCTGTCACGCAGAATATGTCATGGCTGCGCGCTTATGGCGGTGGTTATTTCTATGATGCGACACAAAACAATGTCTCTGGTGTGCGCGGCCGACTGGATGCTCAGTTGTCAACAGACCTGACGGCTGGTGTGATTGCGACTCACGACAGTACATTCAAGACCCGTGTGAATGCCTATGTCGAATGGCGCTTTGCCGGCTTTGTGCCCACTGTCTGGTTCCCACGCCTGAATACTCAGGAACGCATGCTGACTTCTGTGCAGCGTAACTGGCGTGTCTCAACAACCACTTATAACACGACAGTTGCTGTTCCGGTGATCAATCCCCGGGATGATCAAGCCTACTTCATTACATGGGTTGACAGCGCCAATCCCAACGGTGGAGCAGGTACCGGAACTTATGAAGATCCATTGACCCAGCTTCCCCCGAATTCGCCTCCTGCCGACCTGATTCTCGTTCGGCAAGGGAACAGCAACGTTACTCCTTACAACAATTCCATCACCCTCACCGATTTCCAGCGATTGCTGGGCGAAGGCAAGGTTCATCAGATCGAGGGCTATGCCAACTACGGCCCCTTCTCGATCCCACAGCAGACCTTCACTCTGCCCGAGTTTGATTTCAACGACCCCAGTCGCAATCCCACACTCACCAGTACTGCTGGCAACGTCGTCACTCTAGCTAGTAACAACGAAGTCTCGGCGTTTAACATTCAGGACGCACTCGGCAGCGGGATCACCAATACTCCTGGCGGTTCGACCAACTTCCTGCTGCAGAACTTGAATATCACGAACAACAACACAGCTGGTTCCGCCACTGCCGGTGGAATCTATCTGTCGAATGTGGATGGTACAGGAACGATTCGGACAGTTACGACATCTAACAACCAGGGCTTTGGTACCCGCGTTGCCGCAGATACCGATCTTGACCTGCTGCTGGATGGCCTGGCCAGCACTGGCAACGAACTGGATAACCTGAACATCTCCGGTGCATCCGGTGCTGATATTGATGTCGCACTCACCTCGACCGGCGGTGCTAATGCCTTCACCGGCAGTACGGCAGGTTCCGGTATTGTCATGTCGATCGACAATGCGACCGGTACATTCACTTCTACGACGCCGCTTACTGCTTCGGGCAACGCTCTGGATGGTATCAGGCTGGAATCAACCAGTGGCATCCTGGGAACAGCTTTAACGCCCTTCTCACTTAACGGGGCCAATCTGGCGAACAATGGCCGCGATGCACTCAGCCTGATCGGTACAGGTGCCGGAGCCAACATCTCGGTGGCGGGTGCTAACATCAATGGCACCAGTGCGGGGCGTCACGGAATCAACATCGATGCAACAGCCGGTGCAAACGTCACGGCCAACCTCTCCAACTCACAGTTCGGTGGTGCCGGTGCCAACGGCCTGAATGCCGTTCTTGATGCCGCCACAGGAACCGTACTACTCACAAATGTTGATGTTTCCAACAACGGGCAAGCCGCGGGCGGAACAGGTCTGCAAGACGCGATCAATCTTGATCTTGCCAATGCTTCTTCGCTCGGCCTCGGCTTGACGGATGTCATCGGCGATGGTGGTGCCACCCAGGAACGCGGCCTTGTTTACAACGTCGCTTCCGGCAGTTCGTTGACCGTCAACGGTCTTCGCGGATCCTTCGACAACAACCTCGTCAACGCCATTAACGGTGTGGCCACCGGTGCGGGATCGATCGCAAACGTCTCGCTCGATGGGTTTACTGGCAACAATGCCGGTGCGGACGCAGTGGTCGTCTCCTCGCTGCTCGGTGCGACACAAAACTTCGAACTTCTGAACGGCACTTTCAACCTTGCTACCGGCAACGGATTGAATTTCACCGCCTCAGGCGCCTCGACTCTGAACACAGTACTCGAAGATGTCACTGTCAACGGCTCTGGTGCTGAAGGCATGCTGGTTTCCTCGACAGGTGGTTCAACCTTTACCGGTGTCATCCAGGATTCGTTCCTCACGGGTTCGACGCTCAGCGGCCTCAATGTCTCTGTGAGCGATGCGAACTCCGTCGCCACCTTTGGTGCCATCGACTCGCAGTTCAACGGCAATGGCGAAGAAGGACTCGTGGCTTCGGCTACGTCAGGTGGTGAGTTGAACTTCCGCAGTGCCGGCAGCCAGTTTAACGGCAACGGAACTTCGGGTGTCTTTGATGGCGTGAATGTCACTGCTGACGGTGCGAACACCATCGCCCGCACACTCTTCGCCGATTCGGAATCGAACAACAACACCGGAGATGGCTACGACTTCGCTGCATCGAACGGCGCCTTCATGACGGCCCGCATCGATACATCAACTGCCACCAACAACCAGGGTTTTGGTGTGCAGATGGCGGGAACAGGGGCAGGCACCACAGCCGTCCTCCTGATGGAAGGCGACAACGACATCAGCGGAAATACGCTGGGTCAATACAACGCCACGTTCACCAACGTCGATACTGCAGTCGTCAGCCTCTCGGGTTCGTTTAACAACGGGCCAGGCGATGGCGTGAATGTCAATATGACCGGCACGGGTACAGGCACAGGCCTGGTGTTGCTCAATGGAGCCGCTGGCCAGACCATCGATGGCAACGCTGGTAACGGCGTCAACATTTCGATGACGAACCTCCTCAATGCGGGAGTCACCGTCGCAGGTTACGATTCGATCAGTAATAACACACTCGACGGCATAAACATCAATCTGGATACCATCCTCGGTGCCGCTGCTGTCAACCTCACCGGGCCAACTGTTCTCTCCACCAACGGTGACAATGCCATCGACATTGCCCTCACCAATGTGGCTCTCGGTGCTTTGCCACCTGGCGTGGGAACCGACACTTACTCAGTACTCACTCGTACCGACAACGATGTGACCGAACCTCGCTTGCCAGTGCCGGTTGACCTGGCGCTCAACACGCTCGCCACTTTGCCAACCGCCGATGGAATCGTGATCGATTCCATGCTGGCCGACACCTCGGGGACTTCCTCCGGCAATGCAGCAGGGATCGCGATTGTCGGTGATACCGTCACCAACGGCTCCGGGACAGCTGGTATTGTTGTCACAAACTCGCAGTCGAACACGACGACAAATGGCGCTGGCCTCCTCGTGAGCCTGCTCAACTCGACGACTCCCGGGACAGAACTCAACCTCGATATCAACACGAACAACTTCAGCAACAACGATCTCGATGGTGTGCTCGTCACTCTCGATGCCTCGAACCTCGACACGCTCAATATCAGTGATAACGTCGATATCAGTGGGAATGGTGGTTCCGGTGTTGTCGTTGATCTGAGTAACGGTTCGACTGTCGCCACCACAACGATCAACAATAACCTGCTCATCGACGCCAACGCACTGAATGGCATTCAGCTCGTAGTGAACGGATCTGACTTCACGAACGGTGTGGAACTTCGCGGCAACACCATCACGGGCTCAGTCGCTGGCGACGGCATTAGTGTCGTTGATCCCACCACGACAGCCGGGCCACTCGTGCTGACCATTGCCGAGAATACGATCACCGGCAACGGCGGCAACGGTGTGAATCTCACAGCGACGACCGGTGGTGATTTCAGCGGCTCGGTGATTGACGACAACACAATCGACAGCAACCTGGCCAACGGTATCAACCTGACTCTGGTTAACTCCACAGCCGACAACTTCCAGATCATCAATAACAGCTCGATCTCCGGGAATACTCTCGACGGGATTAACATCGATCTCGACAACTCGAGCTTCGCCAACTTCCTCATCGATTCCAACGGCCTCGGTGGGAACAATCCGACACCGATCAGCCAGTTTAATATCGAGGTCGTCCTTCTCGGTGGCCTCACTCCTTCCCAGCAGGCCATCTTCTCCCAGGCGGCCGCTCGGTGGTCGCAACTCATCACAGGTGATCTGGCCGACGTCGACCTGGGTGGCGGCGATATCATCGACGATCTCAGAATCTCCGCCGAAGGTGCCAATATCGACGGCGTCGGCGGGATTCTCGGCCAAGCCGGACCTAATGGAATCCGGGCTGGCAGCAATCTCCCGTACTCCGGCGGCATGCGATTCGACAGTGCCGATCTCGCCAACCTCGAGGCTAGCGGACAGCTGTTCGATGTCATCCTCCATGAGATGGGACACGTTCTCGGGATTGGCACGGTCTGGAACCTCCAGGGTCTGTTGCAGGGTGGCGGCACAGCCGATCCACGCTTCACGGGTGCTCAAGCGACGGCGGAATACAACGCCCGCTTCGCGAACGTCGAAACTGGCGTGCCAGTGGAAAACACCGGCGGCCCTGGAACTCGCGATTCTCACTGGCGTGAATCGATTTACGATAACGAGTTGATGACCGGCTTCTTGAACCCCGGTGTGGACAACCCGATCAGCCGCACGACAACAGCTTCACTGGCCGACCAGGGCTATGTGGTCAACATCAACGCCTCCGATCCCTATTTGCAGGCTATCACCAGCGGATCCACTCCATCCAGCCCCTCATCCACGGCTGAGGTTGTCCGCACAACCAACTTCACTGTCACTCAGGCGATGGCACCCCATGCGGCTCTGGCCAGCATTGCCAATAACGGCCTAAACGGCATCGAGTTCAACGTCGTCAACAGCACCATCGGCGGTACGATCAGCAACAACACCATCGACGGCCACATCGGCGGCGACGGTATCCGCATGATCAACCCCACCAGCGGCAGCTCAATCGATATCGTCTACGATGCGAACACCATCACCAACAACACAGGTGGTGCGGGTATCAATCTCGCCGCCAATTCAACAACGATCCTGAACCAGACTTTCACGAATAACACGATTGATAACAACGGCGATCAAGGTGTGAATCTCGTCCTGGCGGATACCGCTCAGGCGACGATGACCTTCACCGATAATGCTTCGATTTCTGCCAACGGTGCCGAAGGCGTGAACTTCCTCGTCCAGAATGGTTCGCAGCTCACAACAACCTTTGCCAACAACCGTGTCAACAACAACACAGGTATCGGGATTAACATTGTTGCTAATGGCACAAATGCCAATGCCGTCAACCTGACGATGGAAGCGGGAGCCAACCCCAGCCTCGTCAATATTGTCGACAACAACCGCGGGGCGGGTGTCGCAGTGGCTCTCAGCAACACCGCCGGGGCTACGGTTGATATCTCGGGCACGACCATCTCGAACACACAGCTTGGTACGGTCGCAGGTTACGCTGGCCAGGGTCTCTCGTTGCGGGGTGTCGGATCGGCCACTTATGGTGGCATTACCATCGGGGATGCGACCGACACCACCGGAACACTGTTCAACGGAAACAACGCTGAGGGTATCGAAATCACCCTCACTGACAACACGCTGGCACCGAATGTGACCGTGCCTTCGATTGTGGTGCAGAATATCGATTCTTCAGCAAACGGAAGCCATGGCTTCTCGCTCAATACGAGATCGTTTGCTGATGTCACCGACGTCTCGATTACCGGGTCGACCTTCAACGCCAATGAAGGGGCTGGTGATGGTCTCCACTTTGACCGTGAAGCCGACTCGTTCATCCGCAATGTGCTGATCGACAACAACATCATCACGGGCAACAGCGACGGTATTGATATCACCGCCCGTGCCCGCAATCTCGATGCTGATGTCTACACGATCACCAACAACACCATCGATAACAACCGGGCCCGCGGTATTACTGCCCAGCTGGTGGCGGATGCTGACCTGCAGGTTGATATTGATACCAACTCAATCCAGAACAACGGCGGCGACGGGATCCAGTTCTCAGTCAATTCCGCTCTTACCGATACCCCCTTCATCAGCAGTGTGATCACCAACAATACGATTGTTGGAAATGGTAATGACGGTATTGACGTTTCAGTGGCTCATTCACTGTCAATCACCGACAACACCATCAGCGAGAACACAGCGAACGGAATTAACATTTCCGGTTCGAGCTTCAATCCGAACACCAATGCTCAGACGGTTGACACGATTGTCAACAATACTATCGATGCCAACGGTTCCAACGGGATCCTGGTTACATCTGGTGGCATCAACAACCTTCAGATTGCCGACAACGACGTTACCAATTCTGGTAACGACGGTATCCAGTTGAATTCCAGTGGAGCTATACTGACTGCCACGATCGACAACAACCTGATTGCTCTCAACACGGGTGACGGTCTGCAGTATGTCGCCACCGGCTCTGGAAATTTGCCGCTTGGGCCCAACAACGTCGTTCTGACGAACAATGATATTGCTCAGAACACAAGACGCGGGATCAACCTGCTCAATCGCGGGGACGCTAACACAGTCTTCACGATTGGTGATGGAACGATTGGCAACCAGAACCAGGTTCGCCGGAACCAGTTGGAAGGTATCTATGTTGTCAACACGGCCTCGACGACACAGGACGCCGACGCGAACGCCAATACCGCGTTGCTGGCAAACGGTTCCATCTTTGCTTCTCCAAATCTGCAACTGAACGTAGATACGAATGAAGTCACGGCTAACGGACGGATCAGTAACCCGGCGGCAGTCTTTGATACCACGGGCCTGGTATTGCGAGTTGGGACGAGTGATGGTGGGGATGGTTTTGATGATGAGGGTGGGTTTGCCGCTGGCGGGCGAGGTGGTGTGATTGCCAGCGTTACAGATAACATCTTCGGGGGCCACTTCGGTGCAGACGTGACCTTTGAATCGTTTGTTTCCACATCAAACCCTGGTGCGACTGGGGGCACTTGGAACTACGACAACACAGCCGTTTTTAATCCTGCAAATAACTTGTTCACGCCGACGAACTACCAATCTGACCCCCTGGCCCGCCTTGATTTGACTTTCACCGGGAACACCGGACAAGGCATCATCGCCACTCGAACCGGGGCAAGTTACACCAACTCTGAAGCAGTGTTCAAATCGCGTACAACCGATCCGGGTGGGTCTACTGCTCCAGGTGCTCCTGGCAGTGTTAATGGTCCATTCGGCAGTGACACCCGTGCCCGTAATGCCCAACGTCTGGCAGCCCGGTTTACGTTACCACCGACGATTAATATTCCTGCCAATGGTGGCTCTGATAACTTCCTGTTCCCAGGTCTTGGAGAAAGCACCTTCCGTGTCAACGCGAATGCCAATGCGGCCAACGTTGGATTTGGTGGAACCCTATTCATCTTTGATGCCCCCGCTTATATCGGCACAGGATCAGCAGGGGGAGTTGGAGCTACGGGTGGTGGCCCATTTGGTATCGATAACATGCCATTCGGCTGGGGAAGACTCCCATAA
- a CDS encoding response regulator, producing the protein MIDIYRPDTDDFPQNDDRTDPVPTRHRNQEGLRTWSFHGAHLPLARSGQSTTDETSLAFGNSGQTSIRPFEQGFSRRSLAGTGSSKRKSLRQVIHSRGGQMINTETVGRPMEILLVEDSLMFSRIAIGALKNSHLRHRLTWVTDGEQALEFLHQRGIYQQAPRPDLIFLDLGLPGIDGRDVLAELRAEEQIKSIPVVIMTASTDEATFVETEKLQVQGYLTKPLDIEKFNRLMIDLNQFWHQDMILPRTAN; encoded by the coding sequence ATGATCGACATCTATCGACCTGACACCGACGATTTTCCTCAGAATGACGACCGTACTGACCCGGTGCCCACGAGGCACAGGAATCAGGAGGGACTCCGCACGTGGTCATTTCATGGGGCTCATCTCCCGCTCGCCAGAAGTGGTCAGTCAACAACAGACGAAACATCACTGGCTTTTGGCAATTCTGGTCAGACCAGTATTCGTCCTTTTGAGCAGGGATTTTCTCGCAGGTCACTTGCTGGAACAGGATCTTCCAAGCGAAAATCCTTAAGGCAGGTGATTCATTCGCGAGGAGGTCAAATGATCAATACAGAAACCGTTGGCCGCCCGATGGAGATCCTGTTGGTCGAAGACAGCCTGATGTTCTCGCGCATCGCTATTGGCGCTTTGAAAAACAGTCACCTGCGACATCGACTCACCTGGGTGACTGATGGTGAGCAGGCCCTGGAATTTCTCCATCAGCGGGGGATTTATCAACAAGCCCCCCGGCCTGATCTCATCTTTCTGGATCTGGGTTTACCCGGTATCGATGGTCGAGATGTTCTGGCGGAACTGCGTGCTGAAGAACAGATCAAATCAATCCCTGTCGTCATCATGACGGCTTCGACAGACGAAGCCACGTTCGTCGAAACAGAGAAGTTGCAGGTGCAAGGTTACCTGACGAAACCGCTCGATATCGAGAAGTTCAATCGGTTGATGATCGATCTGAATCAGTTCTGGCACCAGGACATGATCCTGCCACGAACTGCAAATTGA
- a CDS encoding YraN family protein: MPDEHQQKRTIQNKLNQPVELNARRHTSLKLWISRWGLRLSACRWCVAFWQRSPHSPSSHRTLNIGEQGEARAEKYLKELGYQILARNLRTRLGEIDLLALEGETIVFIEVKTRKSDARGRPEEAIHPRKQKQLSRVAMALLKSKGWLHRQSRIDVITITGEPESPDCELRHYRHAFPSVL, translated from the coding sequence ATGCCCGACGAACATCAACAGAAACGCACGATACAAAACAAGCTCAATCAACCGGTCGAGTTGAATGCCAGGCGACACACTTCATTGAAGCTGTGGATTTCTCGCTGGGGACTACGTCTCTCTGCATGTCGATGGTGTGTCGCTTTCTGGCAGAGATCTCCTCATTCACCATCATCTCACCGGACTCTGAACATCGGGGAGCAGGGCGAAGCCAGAGCGGAGAAGTACTTGAAGGAGTTGGGATATCAGATTCTCGCCAGAAATCTACGCACCCGACTGGGTGAGATTGATCTTCTGGCACTCGAAGGCGAAACGATTGTCTTCATCGAGGTGAAAACCCGTAAGTCGGATGCGCGCGGCCGACCAGAAGAGGCGATTCATCCGCGTAAACAAAAACAGCTGTCGAGAGTGGCGATGGCGCTCTTGAAGTCGAAAGGGTGGTTGCATCGACAATCAAGAATCGATGTCATCACAATTACGGGAGAGCCAGAAAGCCCAGATTGTGAGCTCAGGCACTATCGCCATGCCTTTCCTTCGGTACTCTGA
- a CDS encoding carbon storage regulator, with product MLEFSRAVNECLIVGDDTIIRVIEIQPAFVRLEILQTRQPETRRIETLWLNPEDDSTNESSTEDVPFGDSSTGETFFTQPHLSAGSNHYSSTTDEDELDDGFLDFSDLVNWKPQEGREEDDSRFDLETDLLPLR from the coding sequence ATGCTTGAGTTTTCACGAGCTGTGAACGAGTGTCTCATTGTTGGTGATGATACGATCATTCGAGTGATTGAGATTCAGCCAGCCTTCGTCAGGCTTGAGATTCTTCAGACCCGGCAGCCGGAAACCCGACGCATCGAAACGCTATGGCTTAATCCTGAAGATGATTCGACCAACGAATCATCGACTGAGGATGTTCCATTCGGTGACTCAAGCACGGGTGAGACTTTTTTTACACAGCCTCACTTGAGTGCAGGTTCGAATCACTATTCATCGACGACCGATGAAGACGAACTGGACGATGGCTTTCTTGACTTCAGTGACCTGGTGAACTGGAAGCCACAGGAAGGCCGGGAGGAAGACGATTCCCGCTTTGACCTGGAAACCGATCTTTTGCCATTACGTTAG